ttcatgcgaggtaggatcccttgattgatgccagaattcatgaacaaattccctgtccgaacaagaatcaatggggttggatgcagaatagtgacggcatattgaaataagttcattgagaacttacttgatgaacggctgcacctcggtaaggttattcaacacatatagcatgatactgcgccactcttcatttcccaatagctttggggttgatccacttgtGCTGCCGAGTTAGCCTTGGAAAAGGCTTAGGGtagattcattttcgccagtattgtaacgagggggtggattatgattgctaggaaggttcggcttgtagtatagtattgtgaagtttgccacctcctctcaaaggcatgcctctgcaatggaagcctcaattttggctttatttgtacattttttgcgaagagtctttagacatctctcaattggatagcaccaacgggcctacaTGGGCCCCCCAAACATGCCTCGGATGGGAGGTGCATAATCAgatgttgcatcggcaagaagaagccgggtggaaagatcttctctagcttatagagcaacacaggtgccactttttccaagtcctgagcgacggtctgagatatctccttggcacaaagctggcggaagaaaaagctcaactctgccagcacttgccagacatgctcagggacatagcctcggaccatcgctggaagaagccgctcaatccatatgtggtagtcatgactcttcatcccgttgactcacagagtgcctaagttcactcccctgctaagattcgctgcatatccatctagaaacattaacatctgcatccattttagtacctccctcctttgattgatttgcaagatgaaattgaccttaggtctttttccagttcttgtttcggTCACTAGGAGGCTacatcgcttgattcggtctatcgcacaatgtcgctaggtccactctagccttaatgttgtccttagacttgtcagtgtccatgagagttccccaaagtgcctcggtgatattcttttcagtgtgcattacatcaatgttatgtggcagaagaaggtcattgaaataggggagcctcgtcaagctggATTTATGAGTCCatatatgttcctcaccatatcccacaaaaccaccttcttcattgggcacgagagcatctatctgaacacgaacctcggcaccagtcctcaagtgcggtttagggtctgtcactttgacacctttcgtaaagctcttgatgtcttctctaaattcatggtttagagggaggaactgacgatgttggttgaacgacgaatacttgccacccttcttcaaccaaatgaacctcacagcttccttgcatactggccatgggaacttcccgtgaacacaccaggcggtgaataacccatacgccaggaagtcatgcagggagtagtggtaccaaacatgcattttgaagcttgtctttgtagctcgatcgtatgtccatacccccttctcccaagcgtggatcaattcatcaatcacaggctccatgaacacacccatattactccccgggtgtctaggaattatcaacgacaagaatacgttatgccgttgaaaggagatgccgggagggagattgagggggataacaaaaatgggccagcatgtgtatggggcagccatcattccataaggattgaacccatctgttgccagcgtgacacgtacattacgggcctcagctgctttgtcacgatgtttgtcttTGAAATatgtccatgcttcagcatcagacggatgtaccatcttcccaggattgtaccgtttgccatctttgtgccatgtcatctgtttcgcggattcctcagtcatgaatagccattggatcctcggtaggaaaggaaggtgacgTAGCACTCTCACGGGGATCAgaagctgcttcttctgaccatcactagagtctacctctaggtacctggaggatttacacttcggatagtaatttgcatccttgtgttctttcctaaataggacgcaccccttcggacaaacatgtatcttgtcatacggcatcttaagcatacgaaggagtttctcgGCCTCGTACAAGTTCAttggcaaagtgtgcttctccggtagcatggtgccaaacacggccaacatcttatcgaagccttctcgactcaggtttaactcggccttcaaccccattacgcgtctaatcgcatctagctgagaaatcattgtacgctcatgaaggggtttctgtgccgagtctaacattttgtagaagtcctttacggattcctccatctcctccttctcacgtcgttcagcgaagtgagcttggtgggcgtcatctagcatgtctgctaccccggcatcatcatcaaaagcctcgaggcgtggtctcaccacctctgctcttatacgatctgctttaccatggtagatccactgctggtagccaggcgtataaccattgaacacaagatgtctacccatggtcttctcatCTACTTTTCTCCTGTTttcacatttgctacagggacaccaaactagagaatgtcctcctactcctgggccaaatgcatgtttcaagaaaccatttgtccccttcacccattcatagtcatagtcactcctgcttctccagcccgtgtacatccactgacggtcctccatcctttaacatttacagcatagagtattgtgaccatcaattgcatctacgcggtgttcctactgtctaataggtgaggataggtcctaatcccacccgcggatgcgtagatgaggtcagtttccatgcttCGCTCCTCTctaagatagaatttcggcagcacctccccgttgttctcccgatacacgtcctgcaagggagagtgtgtatccggagaacaacagggaggtgttgccgaaactccttctcggaccggagcggaccatggaaactaacccatctacgcatccatgggctgtccaaaaaacgtggacaattcgaaacagatacggtcgcagatacgcaaagatccgcatacctacgaccgtatctctttcggacgggagacgcctaactgggttacgcatgggctacgacagacatgcgcaaaaagaggttatttatacctagggtgtcggtgaagtaaggctagcggggtagtggcgaatcgacgcagtggcgaggcgacacaGTGCAGGCAGAACCACGacgtcgacgaagacgatcggggtcctccgggtcccctccgacgtactcttctcctgcataaaaagacaataggttattttttgttcaaaatttcggcagcacctcccctgaacggggaggtttccaaaacctgcaaaaaacgacACGATGGTCGACATTCATaatggcacaaaggccaacaaccacaatggcacgaaggccctcatatcaacttacggcatgaaggcccacacaaccacatacggcacgaaggccgacaacgagagttttacctagggttgtGGTGGAGTCGGGCATCGTGGTCTGGGGGTCACTTTCTTCTTcggcgaggtcgagcggcgttggagtactcctctccccctcttccctttcttctctccttttccccttcttctccttctcttccccttcctcctcctcttctccttttcttccccttcctccttctcctcttctccttctcttcttcctccaacttcaccctctgcctcctcccctccaacagtAGCCGGCGATGGGGGCGGCCTGGGGGCTAGGGTCGGGGTGGGAAGGCCGGCGAGGGGGAGCCGCCGGAGGGCTGGCCGGGGCGGTCGACCTCCCCTTGCTCAACGGAGACGGGGAACGGAGGCAGGGCGTGACCTCGGCCGCCACTGGGCATGGTGGGGCGGCGGGGCACGATGGTGGGGCACCGGGGCGCGCTAGGCGGCCGAGCGTGGGGCAGTGGGGTGCACGGGGTGGCTGGGCGCGCGGCGGTGGGCGCGCGGCGGTGGGCGCGCGGcagcgggcgcgcggcggcggtggtggaggcgcggggcgACTGGGGTGCACGCGTGGCGGTGGGGCGCGCGGGGCTGCCGGGCTCGGGGCGGCCGGGCGCGCAGcggcgggcgcgcggcggcggggctAGCGACGGCAGTGGTGGAGGCATGGGGCGGCCGGGGTGCGCACGCGAAGGTGGGGCGCGTGGGGCGGCTGAGCTCGAGGCTGCCGGCGCGCGCAGCAGCGGGTGCGTGGCGGCGGGGCTAGTGGCGGCGCTGGTGGAGGCGCGGGGCGGTCGGGGTGCGCGCGTGAAGGTGGGGCGCACGGCGGCGGGGTGCGCGGAGGCGGTGGTGGACGCGCGGGGGCCGGCCACGAGCGGGCGCGTGGGGAGGGAGATGGTCGAGCGGGATTTTTTTTCACAAGATTCCGATCAGGAATTTGGGCTGCGGCCCGATTTAGGTttcggtcctttgccgagggcccagatccagggccctcggcaaagattttttatttttttttaattctttgccgagggccacgggccaggccctcggcaattttttttggtttttttagcccagtttttttgtggtgctacaatacattgttttgaactcaattttaaaatttaggccattttgattttgttttgtatatttccttaatttatttcgattctttgatttttttcaaatatgtcaaatttgaactgtaggtgcatggaatattgcaatgtagtgtttcaaaaaatgttattcatgttaattggtgcatgttgagtccctatccatgaactcgcatcaaatttcgcgcatcttgttcgcgtaacatgacgaccgacttgccgaaaaaagtgttttaaaattatataaaatccatacgaagtccaaaaatcacgaaacttagcgagatgtcatgttatcacatgtgtaggctatggtaaaaaattgagaaggtttcgagcgagttgcgacgtcgaatgcctgaaacccagacatctccacatgtctatgaccgtatctgtttggAGATACGGTTGAAGGTATGCATCAGccgtatctattttggattgtccacgttttttggacagccgttcgaaagagatacggttggaggtatgcagatccttgcatatctatgaccgtatctgttttggattgtccacgttttttggacagcccattgatgcatagatgggttagtttccatggtctgctccaatCTAAaacagagttttggcatcacctccctattgttctccaaatacgcactcttctttggcaggatgtgtatctggagaacagcggggaggtgatgtcgaaattctatctcggataggagtagagcatggaaactaacctcatctacgcatccacgggtgggattaggacctatcctcacctattagttagtaggaacaccatgtagatgcaattgatggttacattactcactaatacatatgttagaggatggatgaccgttagtggatgtacatgggctggagaagtcagagtgattacaccacagaatggatgaacaagaccgatgctttcttgaacagtgcatttggcaaggctgctaaaggacattgcctagttttgcgtccctgcagcaaatgtggaaacaggaggagggtaaacaaggtggaaataggtaaacatcttgtgaagaatggatttacgtacgccggactacacccggtgggtccaccatggtgaagcccatcatatgagagaggaggtggtgagaccatgggtggaggcttttgatgctgatgccagggataccagacatgttagatgaatttcaccaaggatagttcaatgagggacgtgagaaggaggagatggaggcagtcgCACAAGCGTTCTACAACATGAtagactcggcacagaaaccccttcacgatcagtCAACagtttctcaactagatgccattggatgcttaatggggttgaagtctgagttaaacttgagtcgagaaggcttcgataagatgttggccatgaTTGGCATCCTGCTTccagagggccacattctgccaaagagcatgtacgagtcacagaaactccttcgagcacttaagatgtcgtatgagcagatacatgcttgtccaaaggggtgcgtcctgtttaggaaagaacacgagcatgcaaagttctgtccaaagtgcaaatcctctaggtacctggaggtagactctgatgatggccagaagaggcaacttacaatccccgtgaaaatcctatggtaccttctgttcctatcgaggatccaatggctatacatgatagaggaatccgtgaaacagatgacatagcacaaaaatggcaaacagtacaatcctgacaagatggtacatccatctgatggtgaagcttggatccgctttaatgacaaacatcgtgacaaagcagatgaggctcataatgtatgtgttgcgttggcaacagatgggttcaatccttatggaatgatggctgccccatacacatgttggcccatcttcgttatcccccttaatctccccctcggtgtctcctttcaacgacataacgtattcttgtcgttgataatttctggacacccagggagtaatatgggtgtgttcatggagcccgtgttggatgaattggtccatgcttgggacgaaggggtatggacatacgatcgagctacaaagacaacctttaaaataaatgtttggtaccactactccctgcatgacttcctggcgtatgggatattctgcgcctagtGTGTttatgggaagttcccatgcccaatatgcaaggaaggtgtgaggttcatttggttgcagaagggtggcaagtattcatcgttcgacagacattgtcaattcctacctcttgaccatccattcagacaagacattaagaactttatgaaaggtgtcaaagtgacaaactctgcaccgcggatgatgactggtgccgaggttcatgctcagatagatgctcttgtgcctaatgaaggtggttttgtgggatatggtgagcaacatatgtggactcatatctcgggcatgacgaggctcccctatttcgatgaccttcttctaccacataacattgatgtaatgcacactgaaaagaatgtcgccgaggcactttgggcaacactcatggacactgaaaagtctaaggacaaccctaaggctagagtggacctagcaacattgtgcgatagaccaaatcaagagatgcagcctcctagtcgtggtaagacctggagaaggcctaaggccgattttgtcttgaaaaaggaccaaaggagggaagtacttgaatggatcaagacgctaatgttccctgatgggtatgcagcgaatctaaagaggggagtgaacttaggcactctgcgagtaaacgggatgaagagtcatgactaccacatatggattgagcggcttcttccggcgatggttcgaggctatgtcccggagcatgtctggcaagtgctggcagagttgagctacttattccgccagctttgtgccaaggagctctctcggaccgtcattgatgacttggaaaaagcggcacccgtgttgctttgtaagttggagaagatctttccacctggcttcttcttgccgatgcagcatttgattgtgcacctcccatatgaggcacggatgggggggcctgtgcagaaccattggtgctatccaatcgagagatgtctgaagactcttcgcaaaaaatgtagaaataaagctaaAATTGAGGCTTcaattgcagaggcatacattctagaggaggtgtcgaacttcatagataaatactacactgagaaacttcctagcgtttataatccaccccctcgttacaatgctggcgaaaatgaattgaacctcagccttttccaagggcaactcggaagcgcaagtgcatcgaccactaagcaattgaaaaatgaagtgcggcgtagtatcatgctatatgtgttgaccaaccttgtcgaggtgcaaccgttcattgggtaagttctgaacgaacttgtttcatttcgttgtatgtccttgtttcttcgtccaacccccttatttctcgttggtacagggaatttcttcatcagtcctggcatggatcaaggcaacctaccccgcaagaaaatgatacccttctttcatggggtgcaggaccagggagccccgatttcatttgttggttcaaacagaaagcccaaactgatgcgtctagaagtgacgagctgagacaggttgcaaacggctgtgccgttagggtcaagtcatttaccttcacacagcaagctacgaacAGAGTCGGTCAAatcaaaaaaccacaaatagcggagttgttatgtccggcactgatggactcgactattatggaagaattgaagaaatctatgaactattattctatggttccaaacctcttactcctgtcatattcaaatgccactggtttcatcctggagtaacgagacggacccctaagcttgggctagtcgagattcgataggattccgtctatccaggaaaagatgtctacattgtggctcaacaggccgtccaggtttattatatgtcatacgcgtgcaaagacgctgagcatcttaagggttggtctattgtgcacaaggtatcgccacatggtaaactacctgtcccaaacgatgaagattacaacttcaacccaaacacatatgatggagagttctatcaagaagagggactacaaggaaggtttgacatagacttaaccgaagagataggaatggaagtagacaatgaaagggatgatgacgaggacgctggagacgaggtgcaaaATCTgagggacatacaaatgcttgagcgattacgtttaggcaatgacaatgaagacaacattcctccttcggatagtgttgatgagttggacaatgttgatagtgatgacaagacctatgatccagctaatctcaatcacgaagattatttctaatacatgtaatactatgttttttgtaattatgttttgttcattttttgcaaacatttctaatacatgtattactatgttttttgtaattatgttttgtttattttttcacctatttctaattacgtcttgttttttattttttgttgcaggtgattgaacaaagatggcggacgaccgtcataggtccgtgaactcgatataccaaagacaacgccGTCTACAGGAGGAGGCGAAGGGGGTGGCGGAGGGATCAgacagtaggaggaggaggattgCCAGACGTAGGAGGGGGCcatctcctcccacgccacgtgaggaggagccggaggaggaggtggcccccgtggacgagtcggacgatctagttcggcagacggacgaggaggGGCCGCACAAGGACGACGActtggaggcggcaggcacgggttctatttcctccgactcctcttcgagtgtctacttgcgaggtcccgcgagccttccacatgttccgcttcctcaccaatgcccagtgattcgccctgaagggcaaaagtaagtaactttatatgttatcaccactacttcatatgatatgatacaaaaaaactaataatttttcttaatcacttgtgtaggaactgggtggttgtgtcgggttgtaacgcacggctagtcaacggcatcttgggtcttctgtgcaggcaacacttccccgacattgtcacgtatgcatcgaagacggagccggcctactcgtttgaccactacgccgtcgccaccgatgcagagtaccccaacaaggcggcgcgggtgaaggcagagctttgggtaagtctccctcacaCAACATTgcagacttttcttgaaataatgaatggatacattgcttttgtatgcagacttattacagatgcgaggagggatttgaggccagggcggagcaggtgactaccaaagcctgtaaaaaactcatctCTGACATGCATCATGAGGATGGCAGCCCAGCTGGAGGCTGAGCGGTAGGCCCaagcgcagaggctgacggacattacggagttcctacaaggacttctctctgccacctgggctgttggttccacctccgcctccgcgtcctgtagctacaactactcctgtgagtatgaaagttttttactttcgcttgtgctttgcttgtatggcctctaccttcctagattagctatccaaataattttGTCTCACAtgtaatcttttctcctttgtgtagtctccatctgatggtggttcgaataatccacctcatgcacctccgaatgatggagctgggccttcaccatagtcgccttggccgagatgagtgcacgttatatttttttcatttgttgttcactttgtgatatacttgtgatgcacttgtggactttgatggacttgtgtatttatttggatgaacttgagcacttattattatatatgtgatatatattgtgatggatgtgatatgtgcagatggatgtgtggatggatgagatatatatgtgatggatgagatatatatgtgatggatgagatatatatgtgatatatgtttgtatgaatttatttgtcatgatggaatgtaaaaaaaattgtaattttgggtcactttgccgagtgttgcactcggcaaaggacccttttgccgagtgcaatggtcacagcactcggcaaatctagaAAAATTGGTGTCCAggaaaccatttttccagctttgccgagtgctatgaccataacactcggcaaagaaattttttttaaaaaaattcaaactttgccgagtgccgaacagagagcactcggcaaagaaatttaaaaaaaaaatcaaactttgctaaaaaaaattcaaactttgccgagtgccggacagagggcactcggcaaagaatttttttaaaaaaaattcaaactttgccgagtgccggacagaggacactcggcaaaggaatttaaaaaaaaaatcaaactttgccgagtgtcggacagagggcactcagcaaagaaattaaaaaaaattcaaactttgtcgagtgccgggcaaagggcactcggcaaagaaattaaaaaaaatcaaactttgccgagtgccagacagggggcactcggcaaagaaatttaaaaaaaaatctttgccgcgtgcctgaaggttggcactcggcaaagaaattgtgtaaaaaaataaaaactctttgcggagtgcctgaagggttggcacccggcaaagaattttttttaaaaaaaataaaaaatctttgccgagtgcctaccgggttggcactcggcaaagtgaccgtcaactggaccggcgccgtgacggttgcttttttttgccgagtgtccctgggGCActtgacaaagcctttgccgagtgccaacactcggcaaagagggctttgccgatcaattttttgccgtgtgttttttgccgagtgttgcactcggcaaaggctttgccgagtgtctcaggcactcgacaaaaaacctgaatccagtagtgaatcGGCACATATAGTATGCCTTCCGCAATACACATCAGCCAACGGCAGTCGCGCAAGACCGGCCGTGTCCCACGTACAAGGACGTGGTATGTGGGACGCGGATCGATACTTTCAAGTTCCCAAATCATTAGGTGATATACCTCCCTCTGGGCGATTGGTTCGATGACAGGGATCGTGATCCATGGATAATTGGGACGTATCTGGAACGTACCTATAGAATGAGGATCATGATCCCAGGAATCAGGACAATTTATTCTATTCTATTGTATAAAAGAGGTTCAATCCTTGGTGTTTTTTCATGTCGTTTTCTCcttgatgtatatatataaaataaatgttatgaatttttttaaaaaattatatgTTATGTCCCATGGGCCTGCGACGTGTGGGCTAAGGCCCATTTGCCAACGTATTAGGTCTCCAACCAGCGTACAACAAACGTACGCACGCTCGCCGCCGCCCAGCATCCAAGTATGGATCGATCCGTCGGCCAGCATCCATGCATCGATCCATCGCTCGCGATCCGGGGCGCGTCCCAGGCATCGATCCGTCGCTCGTACCGCTTCGTCCCGAACCGCGTTCCGTGTGACTGTGACTCTGGCCGGCGTCAACCGTCGCGTCCGCTCGCGGGCAATGTACACGCGTAACTCCTCCTCCAACCTCCGTCCCTTCGCGCGGTACTTAAGAAAGCCTCGTCGCGGTGACAATGCCGCACACTGCACGCATTGGGGCATTGCCACACTCCCGACAGTTAACGCTGCGGCAGCCATGTCCGACGAGGTGTACGATGTTAGACTTAGCATGTTTAGTTGAGTTTCTTTTTCCTTTCAGTTGTAATCCCGTTGTAACTCTGCATGTGTCATGTTTAGCGCGTAGAACCACGGTCCCGGGCGGAGATGTGCCCAGTCCAGGACGTGGCCGCGTGAGTCGGGTAAGTGGTCACCGCCACTGCATGGTCGTCGTGCATGTCGCTCGGCGTGGCAGAGAAACCGGATCGAGCAGCGATCGTGTGGTGGCGGGGGACGGGCTCAGGCCCATGTATCTGCATAATAAAAGGCaagaaaaaaaacccgaaaagcTGCGGCTGTTGTGCAGCGGAAAAATCCATCGCATTCTAGTTGTCCAGTTCATTGTGTGTGTTGCGTGCGCCCGGTGATCGTGCTCCGGCGTTCGCCGGCGTTCCAGTCAGCAGCAGGGGTTCGGCGGACACCGCCGGCTCcaacaagtggtaccagagcaTAGGTGTATGTTCTACAGTGGGTCTGTTAGCCCACCGCGAGAGCCCCCTCGGAAGAAGTTCGTGATCCCGtgcaaggcggcggcggcggcgaagatGGGTGACGAGACGTCGACGAGCACCGAGGCGGGAAGTGGCGTTCGCGAGAGCTCGCTCATGTGGCCGATGCTCACGCGCACGAACTACTCCGAATGGTCCATGCTGATGCAATGCAACTATGAAGCGCTGGAGATCTGGTACACCATCGATCCGGGGACGAACGTCAAGCGTTCCAAGGATCGTCAGGCGATGAGCTGCCTGAACCGATCTGTGCCACAGGAGATGTGGACGACGTTGGGAAGAAAGAACACCgtcaaggaggcgtgggaggcggtCAAGACGATGCGACTCGGTGCTGATCGTGTCAAGGAAGTCAATGCCCAGAAGCTGTTACAAGAATTTGAGAACATCAGCTTCAAGGATGGGGAGACAGTCGACGATTTCGGCATGAGGATTAACAATCTTGTCGCCAACCTTAAAGCCCTCGGGGAGACGGTGGATGAGCCCCGAGTCGTGAAGAAATTTCTCCGAGTCATCCCCGCAAAATTCGCGCCGGTTGTGGTTTCGATCGAAATGTTCTGTGATCTGAAAACCATGACGGTCGAAGAACTGGTGGGGAGGCTGCGTGCGGCGGAGGAACGCATGGAGGAGAAGGTAGAACAGATCGTGGACAAAGCTGGTCGATTG
This DNA window, taken from Miscanthus floridulus cultivar M001 chromosome 13, ASM1932011v1, whole genome shotgun sequence, encodes the following:
- the LOC136499855 gene encoding uncharacterized protein, whose translation is MVGHRGALGGRAWGSGVHGVAGRAAVGARRWARGSGRAAAVVEARGDWGARVAVGRAGLPGSGRPGAQRRARGGGASDGSGGGMGRPGCAREGGARGAAELEAAGARSSGCVAAGLVAALVEARGGRGARVKVGRTAAGCAEAVVDARGPATSGRVGREMVERDFFSQDSDQEFGLRPDLGD